The Thermus brockianus genome window below encodes:
- a CDS encoding SDR family NAD(P)-dependent oxidoreductase: protein MKKTLILTGASRGIGKALALELAKAGYDLVLNARSEGPLKAVAEEVAALGGRALYVAGSAGKAEVAESLVGKAESLGNFFGYIHNAGVLHPGPLLYEIAEPLFMEVLEANLLAGYQLARFAYPLLRRRGEGLAVYVGSGAAETNLPGIGAYAVAKAAEEHLARQLAAEVPEIACFVYRPGVVETEMQRQAREAQGSAASVLQRVFRGYKEEGLLLTPEEAAKALVRLLPKARQYHGKTASWRDA from the coding sequence ATGAAGAAGACCCTAATCCTCACCGGAGCGAGCCGGGGCATCGGCAAAGCCCTCGCCCTGGAGCTCGCCAAGGCGGGCTACGACCTGGTCCTGAACGCCCGCTCGGAAGGCCCCTTAAAGGCGGTGGCGGAGGAGGTGGCTGCCCTAGGGGGTAGGGCCCTTTACGTGGCGGGGAGCGCCGGCAAGGCCGAGGTGGCCGAGTCCCTGGTGGGGAAGGCGGAAAGCCTTGGCAACTTCTTCGGTTACATCCACAACGCCGGGGTCCTGCACCCGGGGCCCCTGCTCTACGAGATAGCGGAGCCGCTTTTCATGGAGGTCCTCGAGGCCAACCTCCTCGCCGGCTACCAGCTCGCCCGCTTCGCCTACCCCCTCCTGCGGAGGCGGGGCGAGGGGCTTGCGGTGTACGTGGGCTCGGGGGCGGCGGAAACGAACCTCCCCGGCATCGGCGCCTACGCCGTGGCCAAGGCGGCGGAGGAGCACCTGGCGCGGCAGCTGGCCGCAGAGGTGCCCGAAATCGCCTGCTTCGTCTACCGGCCCGGGGTGGTGGAGACGGAGATGCAACGCCAGGCCCGGGAGGCCCAAGGGAGCGCCGCTTCTGTGCTCCAACGGGTCTTTAGGGGCTACAAGGAGGAGGGCTTACTCCTCACGCCGGAGGAGGCGGCCAAGGCCCTGGTGCGCCTCCTTCCCAAGGCCAGGCAGTACCACGGCAAGACCGCCAGTTGGAGGGACGCATGA
- the leuB gene encoding 3-isopropylmalate dehydrogenase: MRVAVLPGDGIGPEVTEAALKVLQTLDRAHGLGLTYEVFPFGGAAIDQYGEPFPEVTRRGVEGAEAVLLGSVGGPKWDNLPRKIRPETGLLALRKSQDLFANLRPAKVFPGLERLSPLKEEIARGVDVLIVRELTGGIYFGEPRGMSEAEAWNTERYSRPEVERVARVAFEAARKRRKHVTSVDKANVLEVGEFWRKTVEEVHQGYPEVALEHQYVDAMAMHLVRSPARFDVVVTGNIFGDILSDLASVLPGSLGLLPSASLGRGVPVFEPVHGSAPDIAGKGIANPTAAILSAAMMLEHAFGQVELARMVENAVAQALVETPPPDLGGTAGTQAFTEAVLRRLQ, translated from the coding sequence ATGAGGGTGGCGGTCCTCCCCGGGGATGGCATCGGCCCCGAGGTGACCGAGGCCGCCCTGAAAGTCCTCCAAACCCTGGACCGGGCCCACGGCCTAGGCCTCACCTACGAGGTTTTCCCCTTTGGCGGAGCCGCCATTGACCAGTATGGGGAGCCCTTCCCCGAGGTAACCCGGCGGGGGGTGGAGGGGGCCGAGGCGGTGCTTTTGGGGAGCGTGGGCGGACCCAAGTGGGACAACCTCCCCCGCAAAATCCGCCCAGAGACCGGGCTTTTGGCCCTCAGGAAAAGCCAGGACCTCTTCGCCAACCTCCGCCCCGCCAAGGTCTTCCCGGGGCTTGAGCGCCTCTCCCCCCTCAAGGAGGAAATCGCCCGGGGGGTGGATGTCCTCATCGTCCGGGAGCTCACCGGGGGAATTTACTTCGGGGAGCCCCGGGGCATGTCCGAGGCGGAGGCCTGGAACACGGAGCGCTACAGCAGGCCCGAGGTGGAGCGGGTGGCGAGGGTGGCCTTTGAGGCGGCCAGGAAGCGGCGAAAACACGTCACCAGCGTGGATAAGGCCAACGTCCTCGAGGTGGGGGAGTTCTGGCGCAAGACCGTGGAGGAGGTCCACCAAGGCTACCCCGAGGTGGCCTTGGAGCACCAGTATGTGGACGCCATGGCCATGCACCTGGTGCGAAGCCCCGCCCGCTTTGACGTGGTGGTCACGGGGAACATCTTCGGGGACATCCTCTCCGACCTGGCCTCCGTCCTCCCCGGCTCCTTGGGCCTCCTCCCCTCCGCTTCCCTGGGCAGGGGGGTGCCCGTCTTTGAACCCGTGCACGGCTCCGCCCCGGACATCGCCGGCAAGGGCATCGCCAACCCCACCGCCGCCATCCTCTCCGCCGCCATGATGCTGGAGCACGCCTTCGGCCAGGTGGAGCTCGCCCGCATGGTGGAAAACGCCGTGGCCCAGGCCCTGGTGGAAACCCCTCCCCCCGACCTGGGCGGCACCGCCGGGACCCAGGCCTTCACGGAAGCGGTGCTCCGCCGCCTACAATGA
- the leuD gene encoding 3-isopropylmalate dehydratase small subunit — MLEKFTVIRGKAVPLRGEDIDTDRIIPARFMKALTFEGLGQYLFYDERFDEQGNPKPHPLNDPRYQGASILLVESGFGSGSSREHAPQAIKRAGFKAIIGESFAEIFFGNATAIGLPCVALAPEDLALLFQMVEANPGVEVTIDLVQKEVRFGDKVAPLFLREEAREALVQGLWDPIGELLEAGELLDAFDRKLPYPRRAE, encoded by the coding sequence ATGTTGGAGAAGTTCACGGTCATCCGGGGAAAGGCGGTGCCCCTAAGGGGCGAGGACATAGACACGGACCGGATCATCCCGGCCCGCTTCATGAAGGCCCTCACCTTTGAGGGCCTAGGCCAGTACCTCTTCTACGACGAGCGCTTTGACGAGCAGGGCAACCCCAAACCCCACCCCCTGAACGACCCCCGCTACCAAGGGGCCAGCATCCTCTTGGTGGAGTCAGGCTTCGGCTCCGGGAGTAGCCGGGAGCACGCCCCCCAGGCCATCAAGCGGGCGGGGTTTAAGGCCATCATCGGGGAGAGCTTCGCCGAGATCTTCTTCGGCAACGCCACGGCCATCGGCCTGCCCTGCGTCGCCTTGGCCCCCGAGGACCTGGCCCTCCTCTTCCAGATGGTGGAGGCAAACCCCGGGGTGGAGGTTACGATTGACCTGGTGCAAAAGGAGGTGCGCTTCGGGGACAAGGTGGCCCCCCTCTTCCTTCGGGAAGAGGCCCGGGAGGCCCTCGTCCAGGGGCTTTGGGACCCCATCGGGGAGCTCTTGGAGGCCGGGGAGCTTCTGGACGCCTTTGACCGCAAGCTCCCCTACCCGAGGAGGGCGGAATGA
- the leuC gene encoding 3-isopropylmalate dehydratase large subunit — MGKTLYEKVWEAHEVRKLRNGQSQLFIDLHLLHEVTSPQAFGMLRDLGLKVRYPHRTFATVDHIVPTHDRTEPFQDPLAQSMLDALRQNTREHGITFFDLGSGNQGIVHVIGPQLGLTQPGMTIACGDSHTSTHGAFGAVAFGIGTSQVRDVLATQTIAAQKLKVRRINVEGKLAPGVYAKDVILHIIRHLGVKGGLGYAYEYGGSTVEAMDMESRMTLCNMSIEGGARIGYVNPDETTFRYLEGRPYAPKGAEWEEAKRRWLSFRSDPDAPYDDVVTFRAEEIAPTVTWGINPGQAIPIDGRIPFLEELPEEERPVAEEALAYMGLRPGQPIKGVPIQVAFIGSCTNARLSDLREVARYLKGHKVKKGVRALVVPGSEWVARRAEEEGIAEVFREAGFEWRNPGCSMCLAMNPDRLEGDELAASSSNRNYKGRMGSPKGRTVLMSPLMVAAAAVAGEIADAREVFGVVGAR, encoded by the coding sequence ATGGGGAAGACGCTTTACGAGAAGGTTTGGGAAGCCCACGAGGTGCGAAAGCTGAGGAACGGGCAAAGCCAGCTTTTCATAGACCTGCACCTCCTCCACGAGGTGACAAGCCCCCAGGCCTTCGGCATGCTCAGGGACCTGGGCCTTAAGGTACGCTACCCCCACCGCACCTTCGCCACCGTGGACCACATCGTCCCCACCCACGACCGCACCGAGCCCTTCCAAGACCCCTTGGCTCAGAGCATGCTGGACGCCCTGAGGCAGAACACCAGGGAGCATGGCATCACCTTCTTTGACCTGGGAAGCGGCAACCAGGGCATCGTCCACGTGATCGGTCCCCAGCTCGGCCTCACCCAGCCCGGCATGACCATCGCCTGCGGGGACTCCCACACTTCCACCCACGGGGCCTTCGGGGCCGTGGCCTTCGGCATCGGCACGAGCCAGGTGCGGGACGTCCTCGCCACCCAAACCATCGCCGCCCAGAAGCTCAAGGTGCGCCGGATCAACGTGGAAGGGAAGCTCGCCCCTGGGGTTTACGCCAAGGACGTGATCCTCCACATCATCCGCCACCTGGGGGTAAAGGGAGGCTTGGGCTACGCCTACGAGTACGGGGGGAGCACGGTGGAGGCCATGGACATGGAAAGCCGCATGACCCTTTGCAACATGTCCATTGAGGGCGGGGCCCGCATCGGCTACGTGAACCCCGACGAGACCACCTTCCGCTACCTCGAGGGCCGCCCCTACGCCCCCAAGGGCGCCGAGTGGGAGGAGGCCAAGCGGCGGTGGCTTTCCTTCCGCTCCGACCCCGACGCCCCTTACGACGACGTGGTCACCTTCCGCGCCGAGGAGATCGCCCCCACGGTGACCTGGGGCATCAACCCCGGCCAGGCCATCCCCATTGACGGCCGCATCCCCTTCCTGGAGGAGCTTCCCGAGGAGGAGAGGCCCGTGGCCGAGGAGGCCCTGGCCTACATGGGCCTTAGGCCAGGGCAGCCCATCAAGGGGGTGCCCATCCAGGTGGCCTTCATCGGAAGCTGCACCAACGCCAGGCTCTCCGACCTCCGGGAAGTGGCCCGCTACCTCAAGGGGCACAAGGTCAAGAAGGGGGTGCGGGCTCTGGTGGTGCCGGGCTCGGAGTGGGTGGCGAGGCGGGCCGAGGAGGAGGGGATCGCCGAGGTCTTCCGCGAGGCGGGGTTTGAGTGGCGCAACCCGGGCTGCTCCATGTGCCTGGCCATGAACCCGGACCGCCTCGAGGGGGATGAACTCGCCGCCTCCAGCTCCAACCGCAACTACAAGGGGCGCATGGGAAGCCCCAAGGGGCGCACCGTGCTCATGAGCCCCCTGATGGTGGCGGCGGCGGCGGTGGCCGGGGAGATCGCCGATGCCCGGGAGGTCTTCGGCGTGGTGGGCGCCCGCTAA
- the trpS gene encoding tryptophan--tRNA ligase: protein MRRVLSGIQPSGEIHIGNYLGAIKQWVALGEKLGQEAFFCIVDYHALTNPLAYDPSTLARRTFEAALVNIAAGLKPEKVTLFVQSHVPEHTELSWVFTTLTPLGDLTRMTQFKDKASKQETIWSGLLMYPVLQAADILIYKADTVPVGEDQVQHIELTREIARRFNHLFGETFPEPEALLNPEAPRVPGIDGKAKMSKSLGNTIGLLEPEESIWQKIQHLPDDPQRIRLSDPGDPGRTILFTYLSYFAPKELVEALKEEYRKAGVGTYVVKRILFDEMMKTLRPIRERAEALKRDPDYVMDALLEGAKRARAVAAATMEEVREKVGLLLPRKRPVLA from the coding sequence ATGCGACGGGTGCTCTCCGGCATCCAGCCCTCGGGGGAGATCCACATTGGGAACTACCTGGGGGCCATCAAGCAGTGGGTGGCCTTGGGGGAGAAGCTGGGCCAAGAGGCCTTTTTCTGCATCGTGGACTACCATGCCCTCACCAACCCCTTGGCCTACGACCCCTCAACCCTGGCCCGCCGCACCTTTGAGGCGGCCCTCGTCAACATCGCCGCCGGGCTCAAACCGGAAAAGGTCACCCTCTTCGTCCAGTCCCACGTGCCCGAGCACACGGAGCTCTCCTGGGTCTTCACCACCCTAACCCCCTTGGGGGACCTGACCCGCATGACCCAGTTCAAGGACAAGGCCAGCAAGCAGGAAACCATCTGGTCCGGCCTCCTCATGTACCCCGTTTTGCAGGCGGCGGACATCCTCATCTACAAGGCGGACACCGTGCCCGTGGGGGAGGACCAGGTGCAGCACATTGAGCTCACCCGGGAGATCGCCCGCCGCTTCAACCACCTCTTTGGGGAAACCTTCCCCGAGCCCGAGGCCCTTCTGAACCCGGAGGCCCCCCGGGTGCCGGGCATTGACGGCAAGGCCAAGATGAGCAAGTCCTTGGGGAACACCATCGGGCTTTTGGAGCCCGAGGAGAGCATTTGGCAAAAGATCCAGCACCTGCCCGACGACCCCCAGCGGATCCGGCTTTCCGACCCCGGGGACCCGGGAAGGACCATCCTCTTCACCTACCTCTCCTATTTCGCCCCTAAGGAGCTGGTGGAGGCGCTTAAGGAGGAGTACCGCAAGGCGGGGGTGGGCACGTACGTGGTGAAGCGCATCCTCTTTGACGAGATGATGAAGACCCTAAGGCCCATCCGGGAGCGGGCCGAGGCCCTCAAGCGGGACCCCGACTATGTGATGGACGCCCTTTTGGAGGGGGCGAAGCGGGCCAGGGCGGTGGCGGCGGCCACCATGGAAGAGGTGCGGGAGAAGGTGGGCCTCCTCCTGCCCAGGAAGCGGCCGGTCC